A genomic stretch from Flavobacterium humidisoli includes:
- a CDS encoding GSCFA domain-containing protein, translating into MQFRTQIPISKSNSPIDYNSKILSIGSCFAENMAEKFDYFKFQNETNPFGIIFNSVSIEKLFERVCKEQWFEEKDVFFHNERWHSFDVHSDLSNADRQELFETLNKAILETNKQLKEATHIIITFGTSWIYRNLQKDEVVANCHKVPQKQFSKELLSVEVIYESIQNTIDLIQSLNPNINFIFTISPVRHIKDGFVENQLSKSHLFTALHQAFNFRPEASGSTFNYFPSYEIMMDELRDYRFYNEDMLHPNQIAIDYIWKLFSENYISQESFITMQEVDEIQKSLRHRSFNPESEQHQKFLAKLQQKINLLGEKISHIKF; encoded by the coding sequence ATGCAATTCAGAACACAAATACCAATTTCAAAAAGTAATTCGCCAATCGATTATAATTCGAAAATACTTTCTATAGGTTCTTGTTTTGCAGAGAATATGGCGGAGAAATTCGATTATTTTAAATTTCAGAATGAAACTAATCCGTTTGGAATTATATTTAATTCAGTTTCTATAGAAAAATTATTTGAACGCGTTTGCAAAGAACAATGGTTTGAAGAAAAAGATGTTTTTTTTCATAACGAACGCTGGCATTCTTTTGATGTGCATTCTGATTTAAGTAATGCCGACCGGCAAGAATTGTTTGAAACTTTAAACAAAGCGATTTTAGAAACGAATAAACAATTAAAAGAAGCCACTCATATTATTATCACTTTTGGAACTTCATGGATTTATAGAAATCTACAAAAAGATGAAGTTGTTGCCAATTGTCACAAAGTACCTCAAAAACAATTTTCGAAAGAATTATTATCGGTTGAAGTGATTTATGAAAGTATTCAGAATACAATCGATTTAATTCAGTCTTTAAATCCAAATATCAATTTCATTTTTACGATTTCTCCAGTACGACACATAAAAGATGGTTTCGTAGAAAATCAATTAAGCAAATCTCATTTATTTACAGCACTTCATCAAGCTTTTAACTTTCGTCCCGAAGCTTCGGGATCGACTTTCAACTACTTTCCGTCTTACGAAATCATGATGGACGAACTTCGCGATTATCGTTTTTATAATGAAGATATGTTGCATCCCAACCAAATTGCGATCGATTATATCTGGAAGCTTTTCAGCGAAAATTACATTTCTCAGGAAAGTTTTATAACAATGCAGGAAGTTGATGAAATTCAGAAAAGTCTTCGCCACAGAAGCTTTAATCCTGAATCTGAACAGCATCAAAAATTCTTGGCTAAACTCCAGCAAAAGATAAATCTCTTAGGGGAAAAGATTTCTCATATTAAATTCTAA
- a CDS encoding ABC transporter ATP-binding protein codes for MKLLYTYIIKHKMLLFFALIMATINICFSLSDSVITGKLMQDCGVGLAKYKGNKIGFIKSLAFWLGLSLGAAMISRITKNFQDYFTNVVIQRTGAQMYTDGIKKSLDLPYAEFEDQRSGETLSKLTKVRIDSEKLITLSISLIFQTIIGFIFVIVYVARIDLRISIIFLITAPIIALVSLYLGKKIKIVSRKIVNQTNALAGSTTESLRNIELVKSLGLTYQEEKRLNLNTFKILQLELQKIRFIRSLSFIQGTTVHFLRTCVVFALYYFLFGGKIIVGDLLTMVFFTFFIFGPLQELGNFIIALNETKVSMENFKNLLNAPKEFRPKTPKHIGAIQKLLFENVSFQHKTAKFKAVENINFEIKQGQTVAFVGPSGSGKTTLVKLLVGLYTPAEGQVLYNDIDSTEIDLLDLRKQLGFVTQDAQLFSGTIRENLLFVKPNATDEELYDALKRASCDKLLRRAEDGLNTTIGEGGIKVSGGEKQRLSIARAILRNPNLLIFDEATSALDSITEEEINDTIRNISDKNRITVLIAHRLSTVMHADRIFVLEQGKIIEQGKHEDLIVEKGLYYAMWRQQIGERK; via the coding sequence ATGAAATTATTATATACCTACATTATCAAACATAAAATGCTCCTGTTTTTTGCTTTGATAATGGCTACAATCAACATTTGTTTCAGTTTATCCGACTCTGTAATTACAGGAAAATTAATGCAGGACTGCGGCGTCGGCCTAGCAAAATACAAAGGAAATAAAATCGGATTTATAAAATCTTTAGCTTTCTGGCTTGGACTTTCGCTTGGCGCAGCTATGATTTCTAGAATTACCAAAAACTTTCAGGATTATTTTACCAATGTGGTTATTCAGCGTACTGGAGCACAAATGTATACGGACGGAATCAAGAAATCTCTAGATCTTCCTTACGCAGAATTTGAAGACCAGCGAAGCGGTGAAACTTTAAGCAAATTGACTAAAGTTAGAATTGACTCTGAAAAACTAATTACACTTTCTATTTCTCTAATTTTCCAAACTATTATTGGTTTCATTTTCGTAATCGTTTATGTAGCCCGAATTGATCTCAGAATTTCAATTATCTTTTTAATTACTGCTCCAATTATTGCTTTAGTAAGTTTGTATTTGGGAAAAAAGATCAAAATCGTTTCTCGAAAAATTGTCAATCAGACCAATGCATTGGCAGGTTCTACAACCGAAAGTTTGCGAAATATCGAATTGGTAAAGAGTCTTGGCCTAACGTATCAGGAAGAAAAACGATTAAACTTAAATACTTTTAAGATTCTTCAATTAGAGTTGCAAAAAATCAGATTCATCAGAAGTTTAAGTTTCATTCAAGGAACAACCGTTCATTTCTTGAGAACTTGTGTTGTTTTTGCTTTGTATTACTTTCTATTTGGAGGAAAAATTATCGTTGGAGATTTATTGACAATGGTATTTTTCACCTTCTTTATTTTTGGTCCTTTACAGGAATTAGGAAATTTTATCATCGCTCTAAATGAAACAAAAGTTTCGATGGAGAATTTCAAAAATCTATTGAATGCTCCAAAAGAGTTTCGTCCGAAAACTCCTAAACATATTGGTGCAATTCAGAAATTGCTTTTTGAAAATGTTAGTTTTCAGCATAAAACAGCCAAATTTAAAGCCGTTGAAAATATAAATTTCGAAATCAAACAAGGTCAAACCGTTGCTTTTGTAGGTCCGTCAGGATCTGGAAAAACAACTTTGGTAAAATTACTAGTTGGATTATATACACCTGCCGAAGGTCAGGTTTTATATAATGATATTGATTCTACAGAAATTGACTTACTAGATTTAAGAAAACAACTTGGTTTCGTGACTCAAGACGCACAATTATTCTCTGGAACAATTCGCGAGAATTTATTATTCGTTAAACCAAATGCAACCGACGAAGAATTATACGATGCTTTAAAACGCGCAAGCTGTGACAAACTTCTGAGACGCGCCGAAGATGGTTTAAATACTACAATCGGAGAAGGCGGAATTAAAGTTTCTGGTGGTGAAAAACAACGTCTATCTATTGCAAGAGCAATTTTAAGAAATCCGAATTTATTAATTTTTGATGAAGCGACTTCTGCTTTAGATTCAATTACCGAGGAAGAAATTAACGACACGATCCGAAATATCTCAGATAAAAATAGAATTACAGTTTTAATTGCACACCGTTTGTCAACTGTTATGCATGCTGATAGAATCTTTGTTTTAGAACAAGGTAAAATTATTGAGCAAGGTAAACACGAAGATTTAATTGTAGAAAAAGGACTTTATTATGCTATGTGGCGCCAGCAGATTGGGGAAAGAAAATAA
- a CDS encoding translocation/assembly module TamB domain-containing protein — translation MNKKPVYFLKKTLRILMWCVVSAVALLLLLIILIQVPSIQNFVKDKAITYLQGKIKTKVSLDHISIKFPKDVVLEGFYFEDQKKDTLLAGNRLEVDVDLFKLVKSELEINSVSLENVKANISRNKQGIFNFDYIIKAFESKEPKVEDPNAKPFKISVVKVNLDQVKFNFKDDFAKNDIRVNLTHFDTKFKKFDLDQMDFNIPTINLNGLKVVLDQDVVEKIAEVSVKTVDTISKRPDFKLALNKIALSKIDILYDNKDSKLNSGIRLGNLNLAVNEIDLNKQLLDFDHFEVKNLSGNLRLGAKDKQIDAPDLDTTAIKQAGWKVKLNETNLENIAFKFDDMQSKPKSKGIDYAHLDLSKFNFKAEKLYYGNDTISGNIKALTVSEKSGLEIQSFKTDFFYGPKNASLENLYLKTPQTLVQDKVKAQYKSLESLQKDLGNLAIDANLKQSKIGFKDILLFVPDLQKTNPFKSNPNAILYVDSRVSGKVKDLTISKFEMSGIGTTKVSLSGKIAGLPDAQKAYYDLNIKKISSTSKDINLFVPAGTIPKNIQLPSQLSLQGKFKGSIQNFKTNLALNSSFGNAKVDALFDQRIKKREKYDADVSLQEFDLGRLIKNDSIGKITLKAKVKGNGLDPKTANAFIDGIVQKAVFNRYTYKDLTLKGNIENGSFAVKSGMEDPNLNFNLIASGDTKDKYPTVKLKLNLDIADLEKLNLHAGPMKLRGNVDADIANSNPDFLNGKVLLSNIQILQDAEPIVLDSIRVLAFADKDSNSIKISSQFLKAEVTGKYKLTTLANSVQKSLSKYIDLKNPKVNAESDEQRLAFTLKVDNDPVLLKLLPKLTGLEPFSITGNYNNQTDSLTVKGTIPRIVYGGNTISDGKINIEAKENDLEYSISVATIESGSLKIPFTSLSGNVQNNILTYALEVKDAKEKQQYFIAGEFKAEDSKNIVKLDAENFILNYDKWNVDPENRIEFGEKRLYVDKFNLNNNGNELKIQSQGTQDNAPLQVDFVNFKIETIMNMVKKDELLMQGLINGNALVENVMTSPTFISDLKIDDFTFKGSKVGDLEIKVDNKTANILAANVALSDEGNDLKLTGDYRLDAGNFDFDVVINKLYIKSIQGFSMGNITEGQGFLSGNFKLTGNTSAPKINGELNFNDAGFRVTQLNSYFKTKNEKITFNNETISFDKFSLFDENDNELYVNGTIQSPDFVKYNFNLLVEADDFRAIHSKAKDNDLFYGDLFLDTKLNIKGNLDSPVVDGTLKINKETKFTVVMPQSDPSIADREGIVEFVDEDNMYLKQTVDLQNKLDQSELKGMDVNVAITIDKEAELTLLIDKANGDYLNLKGEAELVGGIDQSGKTTLTGKYEFSDGAYEMNFNGIKRKFDIQKGSYITWNGEPTMANLNITAIYKVNTAPIDLLGNQLKGEPQAVQNTYKQKLPFQTLLKMNGELLKPEISFGIVLPEGNYNVSTDVVEMTQTKLKQLEQDPAELNKQVFALLLLNRFVGENPFASESGGVSAESFARQSVSKILSQQLNNLAGDLIEGFEVNFDLESTEDYTTGTMQNRTDLNVEVSKKLLDDRLKVTVGSSFGVEGAERANEESTNIAGDVALDYQLTKDGRYMVRAYRKNQYQVAVEGQVVETGVAFIITMSYNKFRELFHRSEKEKELIREEKLRKEKEKQKKKEDKEKEELQKNQIEGNEQKT, via the coding sequence ATGAATAAGAAACCTGTTTATTTTCTTAAAAAAACACTTCGTATCCTTATGTGGTGCGTGGTTTCTGCAGTTGCGCTTTTATTACTTCTGATCATTCTAATTCAGGTTCCTTCGATTCAAAATTTCGTTAAGGACAAAGCGATTACCTATCTTCAGGGCAAGATAAAAACTAAAGTTTCATTAGATCATATTTCGATAAAATTTCCAAAAGACGTAGTTCTGGAAGGTTTTTATTTTGAAGATCAAAAAAAAGATACTTTGCTGGCAGGTAATCGATTAGAAGTTGATGTCGACCTTTTTAAACTTGTTAAAAGTGAACTCGAAATCAATTCGGTTTCGCTTGAAAATGTAAAAGCCAATATTTCCAGAAACAAACAAGGCATCTTCAATTTCGATTATATCATCAAAGCATTCGAATCAAAAGAACCAAAGGTTGAAGATCCTAATGCCAAGCCCTTTAAAATTTCGGTTGTAAAAGTAAACCTGGATCAAGTTAAATTTAACTTTAAGGATGATTTTGCTAAAAATGACATTCGTGTAAACCTGACTCATTTTGATACTAAATTCAAAAAATTTGATCTGGATCAGATGGATTTTAATATTCCGACAATTAATTTAAACGGATTGAAGGTGGTTTTAGATCAGGATGTGGTCGAAAAAATTGCTGAAGTCTCAGTAAAAACGGTTGATACAATTTCGAAGCGCCCAGACTTTAAATTGGCTTTAAATAAAATAGCGTTGTCTAAAATCGATATTTTATACGATAATAAAGATTCGAAACTAAATTCTGGCATTCGTTTAGGAAACTTAAATTTAGCTGTAAATGAAATCGATCTAAACAAACAGCTTTTAGATTTTGATCATTTTGAAGTAAAAAATCTAAGTGGCAATCTGCGATTGGGAGCAAAAGACAAACAAATTGATGCACCCGATTTAGATACTACAGCGATAAAGCAAGCAGGCTGGAAAGTAAAATTGAACGAAACCAATCTAGAAAATATTGCTTTCAAATTTGATGATATGCAGTCAAAACCCAAATCAAAAGGAATTGACTATGCACATCTTGATTTGAGTAAATTTAATTTTAAAGCCGAGAAATTATATTACGGAAATGATACCATTTCTGGAAATATTAAAGCATTAACGGTAAGTGAAAAAAGCGGTTTGGAGATCCAGTCTTTTAAAACTGATTTCTTTTACGGGCCAAAAAATGCTTCTTTAGAGAATTTATATTTAAAAACACCACAAACTCTTGTGCAAGACAAAGTTAAGGCGCAATATAAATCACTTGAATCACTTCAGAAAGATTTAGGGAATCTGGCCATTGATGCTAATTTAAAACAATCAAAAATTGGTTTTAAAGATATTCTGTTGTTTGTTCCAGATTTGCAGAAAACAAATCCTTTTAAAAGCAATCCAAATGCAATTTTGTATGTAGACAGTCGAGTGAGCGGGAAAGTAAAAGATTTGACTATTTCGAAATTTGAAATGAGTGGAATAGGAACGACAAAAGTTTCGCTTTCTGGGAAAATCGCAGGACTTCCAGATGCTCAAAAAGCGTATTATGATTTGAATATCAAGAAGATTTCGAGTACTTCAAAAGATATTAACCTGTTTGTGCCTGCTGGAACAATTCCGAAAAATATTCAACTTCCATCACAGTTAAGTTTGCAAGGAAAATTTAAAGGTTCAATTCAGAATTTTAAAACGAACCTGGCTTTAAACAGCAGTTTCGGAAATGCAAAAGTTGATGCGTTATTCGATCAGCGCATTAAAAAAAGAGAAAAATATGATGCAGACGTTTCTCTTCAGGAATTCGATTTGGGGCGATTAATTAAAAACGATTCGATCGGAAAAATTACGCTAAAAGCAAAAGTAAAAGGAAACGGTTTAGACCCGAAAACGGCAAATGCTTTTATTGACGGAATTGTTCAGAAAGCGGTTTTTAACAGATATACCTATAAAGATTTAACGCTGAAAGGAAATATCGAAAACGGTTCTTTTGCTGTAAAATCAGGAATGGAAGATCCTAATTTGAATTTCAATTTAATAGCTTCAGGCGATACAAAAGACAAATATCCAACGGTAAAGCTGAAACTAAATTTGGATATTGCCGATTTAGAAAAGTTAAATCTGCATGCGGGGCCTATGAAGCTTCGCGGAAATGTTGATGCTGATATTGCCAACAGTAATCCGGATTTTCTGAACGGCAAAGTACTTCTTTCCAATATTCAGATTTTGCAAGATGCAGAACCAATTGTTTTAGATTCAATTCGTGTTTTGGCTTTTGCAGACAAAGACAGCAATTCGATTAAAATTTCGTCTCAATTTTTAAAAGCCGAAGTAACGGGAAAATACAAACTCACGACACTGGCAAATTCGGTTCAAAAATCATTATCCAAATATATTGATCTTAAAAACCCAAAAGTTAACGCAGAATCAGATGAACAAAGATTAGCTTTTACTTTGAAAGTCGACAATGATCCTGTGCTTTTAAAATTATTGCCAAAATTAACGGGCTTAGAACCTTTTAGCATAACAGGAAATTATAATAATCAGACAGATTCTTTGACTGTGAAAGGAACAATTCCAAGAATTGTTTATGGAGGCAATACCATTTCGGACGGAAAAATAAATATCGAAGCTAAAGAAAATGATTTAGAATATTCGATTTCTGTGGCAACAATTGAAAGCGGCTCGCTTAAAATTCCATTTACAAGTTTATCAGGAAATGTGCAGAATAATATTTTGACTTATGCTCTTGAAGTAAAAGACGCCAAAGAGAAACAGCAATATTTTATAGCTGGTGAATTTAAGGCAGAAGATTCAAAAAACATTGTAAAACTGGACGCTGAAAACTTTATTTTAAATTATGATAAATGGAATGTAGATCCAGAAAATAGGATTGAGTTTGGAGAAAAAAGGCTTTATGTCGATAAATTCAATTTGAATAATAACGGAAATGAGTTAAAAATTCAATCACAAGGAACGCAGGATAATGCGCCGTTGCAAGTCGATTTTGTGAATTTCAAAATCGAAACCATTATGAATATGGTCAAAAAAGACGAATTGCTGATGCAAGGGTTGATAAACGGAAATGCATTGGTTGAAAATGTGATGACGAGTCCAACTTTTATCTCTGACTTAAAAATAGATGATTTCACTTTTAAAGGTTCAAAAGTAGGCGATTTGGAAATAAAAGTTGACAATAAGACGGCCAATATACTTGCTGCAAATGTAGCTTTAAGTGACGAAGGAAATGATTTGAAACTGACAGGCGATTACCGATTAGATGCTGGAAATTTTGATTTTGATGTGGTAATTAATAAACTGTACATCAAAAGTATTCAAGGTTTCAGTATGGGAAATATTACTGAAGGACAAGGTTTTTTATCAGGAAATTTTAAGCTTACAGGAAACACTTCTGCTCCAAAAATTAATGGCGAATTGAATTTTAACGATGCTGGTTTTAGAGTAACACAGCTTAATTCGTATTTTAAAACTAAAAACGAAAAAATCACTTTTAATAATGAGACAATTTCATTTGATAAATTCTCTCTTTTTGATGAGAACGACAACGAATTGTATGTAAACGGAACAATCCAATCTCCAGATTTTGTCAAGTACAATTTTAATCTGCTTGTTGAAGCTGACGATTTTAGAGCCATTCACTCAAAAGCAAAAGACAACGATTTATTCTATGGTGATTTATTCTTAGATACAAAATTGAATATAAAAGGAAACTTGGATAGTCCAGTTGTTGACGGAACGCTCAAAATCAATAAAGAAACCAAATTCACGGTAGTAATGCCACAATCAGATCCTTCTATTGCAGATCGCGAGGGAATTGTAGAATTTGTTGATGAAGACAATATGTATCTTAAACAAACAGTCGATCTTCAGAATAAATTAGATCAATCGGAACTGAAAGGAATGGATGTAAATGTCGCCATTACAATTGATAAAGAGGCCGAATTGACGCTGCTGATTGATAAAGCAAACGGAGATTATTTGAACTTAAAAGGTGAAGCAGAATTGGTTGGAGGAATTGATCAATCTGGAAAAACAACTTTGACTGGAAAATATGAGTTTTCCGATGGAGCTTATGAAATGAATTTTAATGGAATCAAAAGGAAATTTGATATTCAGAAAGGAAGCTACATTACCTGGAATGGCGAACCAACAATGGCGAATTTAAATATTACAGCGATTTACAAAGTAAATACGGCACCAATTGATTTATTAGGAAATCAATTAAAAGGAGAGCCTCAAGCGGTACAAAACACTTACAAACAAAAACTTCCTTTTCAGACTTTATTGAAAATGAATGGAGAGTTGCTAAAACCAGAAATTTCATTCGGAATTGTACTGCCTGAAGGAAATTATAATGTTTCTACAGATGTTGTAGAAATGACACAGACAAAGCTGAAACAATTGGAACAAGATCCTGCGGAGCTTAATAAACAGGTTTTTGCTCTTTTATTACTGAACCGATTTGTAGGCGAAAATCCTTTTGCAAGTGAAAGCGGTGGTGTAAGTGCGGAATCTTTTGCTAGACAGAGTGTGAGTAAAATCCTTTCGCAACAGTTAAATAATCTTGCTGGAGATCTTATTGAAGGATTTGAAGTCAATTTCGATTTAGAATCGACAGAAGATTATACGACAGGAACTATGCAAAATAGAACCGATTTGAATGTAGAGGTTTCTAAAAAACTGTTGGATGACAGATTAAAAGTAACTGTTGGAAGCAGTTTTGGAGTAGAAGGTGCAGAGCGCGCCAACGAAGAAAGCACCAATATTGCTGGTGATGTCGCTTTAGATTATCAATTGACAAAAGACGGCCGTTATATGGTTCGTGCTTACAGAAAAAATCAATATCAAGTGGCAGTCGAAGGGCAGGTTGTAGAAACAGGCGTTGCTTTTATTATCACGATGAGTTACAATAAATTTAGGGAACTTTTCCATCGTAGTGAAAAAGAAAAAGAATTGATTCGGGAAGAAAAGCTTCGAAAAGAAAAAGAAAAACAGAAAAAAAAAGAAGATAAAGAGAAGGAGGAATTGCAGAAAAATCAAATTGAAGGAAATGAACAGAAAACATAA
- a CDS encoding BamA/TamA family outer membrane protein: MNRKHNYINNHFANYFVLISLFFVFGCSNTKYLPEGDLLYTGGSVKVKDSIMKKKDRKALQTELEGLLRPKPNKTFLGLRPKLWFYNIAGEPKKDKGFRYWLRNKVGEEPVLFSKVDLDYNASVLRNFTENRGYFKTRVSADSTVRNKRVTAEYTVVPKKQYIIKSVTFPDDSLKMSKIIARSSRRSLLKVGKPYDLDVIKAERERIDARLKEKGYYYFNPDYLLAKVDSSKGDHEVKIRLVIKDETPVKALRAYTINNIFVYPNYSLGNDSMVYRKKNITQYKDFTIIDTAETFKPRVYDRTIYFKKGDVYNRTDHNLTLNRFVNLGTFSFVKNEFKPSDSIDNALDSYYYLTLLPKKFIRVEVIGKTNSASYTGTELNLNWNNRNFLRGAELFTASIFGGADFQLGGVNKGKNIYKLGGEVSLTWPRFITPFNIEGNSEYVPRTKATIRYEYQKRTQLYALNSFNTSFGYLWKENIRKEHQLNIVDVTYVSPNHVTPEYLEDIEQDAALGKVIEKQLIFGPTYNYTYTNTMQKRRKNTIYFNGELDLAGNLTGLITGADYPNKVKTIFDVPFSQYVKIKSDFRHYLKLGKESELASRLIVGAGFAYGNSNTLPASKQFVVGGTNSIRAFRARTLGPGSYVIPPTTNDNYTPDQSADLKLEFNTEYRAKLFSIVRGAVFLDAGNIWLLHADPNKPGAEISKDFMKEIAIGAGAGLRFDLSFLVLRTDLAIPLRNPALPDGQRWVIDDINFGSSSWRKDNLILNIAIGYPF, translated from the coding sequence ATGAACAGAAAACATAATTATATAAATAATCATTTTGCAAATTATTTTGTGTTGATATCGTTGTTTTTTGTCTTTGGATGCAGTAATACAAAATATCTTCCAGAAGGTGATTTGCTTTACACAGGCGGTTCGGTGAAAGTGAAAGATTCTATCATGAAAAAGAAAGATAGAAAAGCACTGCAAACCGAGTTGGAAGGTCTTCTTCGTCCAAAACCAAATAAAACTTTCTTAGGATTACGTCCAAAATTATGGTTTTATAATATTGCTGGGGAACCCAAAAAAGATAAAGGATTTAGATATTGGCTTCGCAACAAAGTTGGAGAAGAGCCAGTACTTTTTAGTAAAGTCGATTTAGATTATAATGCTTCAGTGCTGCGAAATTTTACTGAAAATAGAGGCTATTTTAAAACTCGTGTTAGCGCCGACTCTACTGTAAGGAATAAAAGAGTAACAGCAGAATATACTGTTGTTCCAAAAAAGCAATATATTATTAAAAGCGTCACGTTTCCAGATGACTCTTTAAAGATGTCAAAAATAATTGCCAGATCAAGTAGACGCAGCTTGTTGAAAGTGGGAAAGCCATATGATTTGGATGTTATAAAAGCAGAACGGGAACGTATTGATGCTCGACTGAAAGAAAAAGGGTATTACTATTTCAATCCTGATTATCTTCTGGCGAAAGTAGACAGCAGTAAAGGCGATCACGAAGTAAAAATTAGATTAGTTATTAAAGACGAAACTCCTGTAAAAGCATTAAGAGCTTATACAATAAATAACATTTTTGTTTATCCAAATTATTCTCTGGGAAATGACAGCATGGTTTACAGAAAAAAGAATATTACTCAGTATAAAGATTTTACTATTATTGATACGGCAGAAACTTTTAAACCAAGAGTTTACGACAGAACAATTTATTTCAAAAAAGGAGATGTATATAATCGAACCGATCATAATTTGACTTTGAATCGTTTCGTAAATTTAGGAACTTTCAGTTTTGTTAAAAATGAATTCAAACCTTCAGACAGTATAGACAATGCTTTAGATTCTTATTATTATCTAACGCTTTTACCTAAAAAGTTTATTCGTGTTGAAGTTATCGGGAAAACCAATTCAGCGAGTTATACCGGTACAGAATTAAATCTAAACTGGAACAACAGAAACTTTTTGCGTGGTGCAGAATTGTTTACTGCGTCGATTTTTGGTGGTGCCGATTTTCAGCTTGGAGGTGTAAATAAAGGTAAAAATATTTATAAGCTTGGGGGTGAAGTTAGTTTGACCTGGCCTAGATTTATTACCCCTTTTAATATTGAAGGAAATAGCGAATATGTTCCAAGAACCAAAGCAACTATTCGTTACGAATATCAAAAACGAACGCAGTTGTATGCCTTGAATTCTTTTAATACTTCATTTGGATATTTGTGGAAAGAAAACATTCGTAAAGAGCATCAGTTAAATATTGTAGATGTGACTTATGTGAGTCCGAATCATGTTACACCAGAATATTTGGAAGATATAGAGCAAGATGCAGCATTAGGAAAAGTAATCGAAAAGCAGCTGATTTTTGGCCCAACTTACAATTATACCTATACCAATACAATGCAGAAACGCCGAAAAAATACTATTTATTTTAATGGCGAATTGGATTTGGCGGGAAATCTTACTGGCTTGATTACAGGTGCAGATTATCCAAATAAGGTCAAAACTATATTTGACGTACCTTTTAGCCAATATGTAAAAATCAAATCCGATTTTAGGCATTATTTAAAACTAGGGAAAGAAAGTGAATTAGCCAGCAGATTAATTGTTGGAGCCGGATTTGCCTACGGGAATTCGAATACGCTTCCAGCATCAAAACAGTTCGTTGTAGGAGGGACCAATAGTATTAGAGCATTTAGGGCACGAACTTTAGGGCCGGGAAGTTACGTTATTCCGCCAACGACAAACGATAACTATACGCCAGATCAATCAGCTGATTTAAAATTGGAATTTAATACCGAATATCGTGCAAAGCTTTTCAGCATCGTAAGAGGTGCAGTATTCCTAGATGCAGGTAATATTTGGCTCTTACATGCTGATCCGAACAAACCAGGTGCAGAAATTTCAAAAGATTTTATGAAAGAAATTGCAATTGGAGCAGGAGCAGGTTTACGTTTCGATTTGTCATTTTTGGTTTTAAGAACCGATTTAGCTATTCCGCTTAGAAATCCAGCTTTACCAGATGGTCAAAGATGGGTTATTGATGATATTAATTTCGGAAGCAGTTCTTGGAGAAAAGACAACCTTATTTTGAATATTGCTATTGGATATCCGTTCTAA
- a CDS encoding DUF4230 domain-containing protein — protein sequence MQNLIKRIIGVGVIVLLIVLAFKYCQFKKEEDSDIQYNTNLIQQQILNVGKLVVTEGHFSEVITYKNQQKYLMDMISFEKKALIVVNANVTVAYDLHQMKYDIDEKNKTITILNIPKEEITINPDIQFYDVEQSKLNPFTGDDYNKINKSVKANLAKKIENSTLKTNAQNRLISELSKILIMTNSMGWKLQYNGKVIESETELNQDLKL from the coding sequence ATGCAAAACTTGATCAAAAGAATTATAGGCGTTGGGGTTATTGTTTTATTAATCGTTCTGGCGTTTAAGTATTGCCAGTTTAAAAAAGAAGAAGATTCTGATATTCAGTACAATACTAATTTAATTCAGCAGCAGATTCTTAACGTTGGAAAATTGGTTGTTACCGAAGGGCATTTTTCAGAAGTCATCACCTATAAAAATCAGCAGAAATATTTGATGGACATGATTTCTTTTGAGAAAAAAGCGCTTATTGTTGTTAATGCAAATGTCACGGTTGCTTACGATCTGCATCAGATGAAATATGATATTGATGAGAAAAACAAAACCATCACGATTTTAAATATTCCAAAAGAAGAGATTACCATAAATCCCGATATTCAGTTTTATGATGTCGAACAAAGTAAACTGAACCCTTTTACGGGTGACGATTACAATAAAATCAACAAATCGGTAAAAGCCAATCTGGCTAAGAAAATCGAAAATTCTACTTTAAAAACCAACGCCCAAAACCGATTGATAAGCGAATTGTCTAAGATTTTAATCATGACGAATTCAATGGGCTGGAAGTTACAATACAACGGGAAAGTTATCGAATCTGAGACCGAGCTGAATCAAGATTTGAAGTTATAG